DNA sequence from the Sediminibacillus dalangtanensis genome:
AAAACAGAAGGTATCGGCATGGAGTTTCTTCCAGATTATATGGAACGTTCTTATTTTGATGCCATCCATACTATACCGGATGAAGTCGCTTTCGACTATGTTAAAAAGCTGGCAGCGATGGAAGGTCTGTTGGTGGGAAGTTCTTCCGGAGCAGCCTGCTATGCCGGCTTACAAGAAGCCATGCAGGCGGAGCCGGGTACGAACATTGTCACGATCTTTCCTGACAGCAGTGAACGATATTTGAGTAAACGCATCTATCAAGGAGGAGTATAATGAAATCCAAAACGAAAGTTATCCATGCAGGCATTACAGGAGATGAAAAAACCGGCGCTGTTTCCGTGCCGATATATCAGGTAAGCACGTATGCCCAAGAGGCAGCTGGAAAACACACTGGATATGAGTATTCTCGTACAGGTAACCCGACACGGCATGCTTTGGAAACAACGATATCCGAGCTGGAAAACGGGAAAGCTGGTTTTGCCTTCGGTTCCGGTATGGCAGCAATTACTTCTGTCATGATGCTATTGAACAGCGGAGACCACATTGTCATGACCGATGATGTGTACGGTGGAACGTATCGTCTAATGACCGGTGTATTGAACCGCTTTGAACTCGATCATTCTTTTGTCGATACCAGTGATCCGGAAAAAGTCAAAGCAGCTATCCAATCGAATACAAAAGCGCTTTACATCGAGACGCCGACCAATCCACTGTTGAAAATCACAGACTTGAAAAAAATGGCTGAAATCGCTAAGGAAAACGACCTTTTGTTGATCGTCGACAATACTTTTGCCACTTCTTACTGGCAGCAGCCGATTGATTTAGGAGCGGATATTGTGCTCCACAGTGCAACCAAGTATGTCGGCGGCCACAGTGACGTCGTAGCTGGTTTGGTTGTCGTCAATTCCGATAAGTTGGCGGAAGAGCTCCACTACATCCAAAATTCTGTCGGCGGGGTACTTGGACCACAGGATTCCTGGTTGTTGATGCGTGGAATCAAGACGCTGGGACTCCGAATGGAAGCAGCAGAAAAGAACTCCCAACAGTTGGTGGAATTTCTGCAAAACCATCCACAGGTCAACACTATTTATTATCCCGGACTTCCGGACCATAAGGGACATGATATTGCCAAACAACAGGCAGATGGTTTTGGTGCCATGATTTCTTTTGACGTGGGCAGTTCTGAACAGGCGGACCAGGTGTTGTCTAAAGTAAAATACTTTACGATTGCTGAAAGCCTTGGCGCTGTTGAAAGCCTGATTTCAGTACCGGCGAAAATGACGCATGCATCGATTCCAAGAGAACGTCGCCTTGAACTTGGTATCACGGACGGATTGATCCGGATTTCTGTCGGGATTGAAGACAGCGAAGATTTGATCAATGATTTGAAACAGGCAATGGAGTAATAAAGACGCCAGCATCCAATCACAGTTCTGGTGAGAGGATGTTGGAAAAAACCGATGTTAATCGATTATCAAAAAGTGGCCGGGACAAAAACATGGCCACCAAAGCAAAAACCGAGCGAATTCAAAATGCTGATTGAATTCGCTCGGTTTTTTTGTAAGGTTAGACTTCCTTTTATCCTGTTGTTTGATGCGTGCTTCGAATCGCTACGGCAAGATACTACGCGTTCCACGGGCACGGCTTCAATTTCCTCCGAAAGCACCAACCGCTTTCTTGCGAGATTTTCAGCTCGTGCTGTTCCCGTTGGAGTCTCCGTATCGACCGAAAGGGTATTTTCGGTAAACTCTTTAGGGAAGCAACTGTTTGTAAAGGGCATCATATCGAAAAAAGGGTAGAAATAGGGAATTTTCTGGTTCTTTCTCCAGGCTGGGACGGCTCTTTTCTATTCCCATTTGAATTGTGCTAAAATAAAATTAGTAATGAAGCAAAGGATGTGGACCAGTATGTCAGAAAAAGTGTTAGCTTATTTACAAGATAACCGGGAACGCTTATTGGAAAAGTTAAACGAGTTCCTATCCATTCCAAGTATAAGCACGGACAGTGTACATAAACCGGATGTGGCAGCGGCAGCTGATTTTGTATCCAATTATTTAACCGAGATCGGTTTTACGACTGTAGAGGTACAAGAAACAAAAGGACATCCACTTGTCTATGGCGAATGGAGCGGTGCAGGAGAAGATGCTCCGACTGCTTTGTTGTATGGTCATTATGATGTCCAGCCTGCAGATCCGCTGGAACTGTGGGAGAGTGAACCTTTCAAACCGGAAGTGCGCGATGGCAGACTTTATGCACGCGGAGCTAGTGATGACAAAGGCCAAGTTTTCATGCATCTTGCTGTGTTTGAAGCTTACATGAAAACGGAAGGCTCCATGCCTGTCAATATCAAAGTATGTATTGAAGGGGAGGAAGAAATCGGCAGCGAAAACCTCTATCAAGTACTGGAGGACAAAAAAGAGCAGTTTTCTGCAGACTTTGCCATTATCTCTGATTCAGGAATGGTAGACACCGGACAACCTACGGTACTATATGGATTGAAAGGCTTCACAGGCTTGGAATTCACGGTGTATGGACCATCCAGCGACTTGCATTCCGGAATTTATGGCGGAGTGGTCCGCAACCCTGCGATGGCGATGGCGCACATGTTGGCTTCCTTAAAGGATGAGCAGGAAGTCGTTCAAGTGGACGGATTCTATGATGGGGTCGAAGAGCTGACAGAGGAAGAACGCAAGCTGATTGCAGATGTACCGGGTGAAAACTACCAGCAAACCACTGGAGTTGAAAAAACAGTGTCGGAAAAAGGGTTTACTGCCAAAGAGCACATGATGGCAAGACCGACAATGGAAATCAACGGCATGTTCAGCGGTTACCAGGGCGAGGGAACAAAAACAATCATTCCTTCTTCTGCCACGGCAAAGCTGACCTGCCGACTGGTACCAGGGATGGATCCTGACCAAATCCAGCAGCTGGTCATCGACCATTTGCATAAAAACTTGCCTGAGGGCGTGACGATGGATGTGAAGCCGGAACCATTGTCAGCGAAAGCATACAAAGTAAATCCTGATCATCCACTGATTAAAACTGCCGGCGATTCTCTGCAAAAGGCTTTCGGAAAAGAGGCGGTTTACGCGCGTCTAGGCGGATCGATTCCGGTTGTAGAGTCGATTGATTCGATCTTCCACATGCCGGTTGTACTGCTTGGTTTCGGGACACCGGAAGATCGGTTGCACTCCCCGAATGAAAGTTTCCCGCTGGAAAGCTTCGATAAAGGGATGGAAACACTCGTTTACTATTGGAACGAAGTGAAAAGTACGTCACTATAATCATAAAAAAGGCCCTGATCAGGGGTCTTTTTTACAATAGGAAGCGCTTGAGTCAAAAGTATCGTGGCCAAAATACAAACCGAACGATTTACATACCTTTGCCGCCGTTGAGTCGGGAGGTATCGATTTTAGTGAGATCGCCTTTTTTACCAGTGAAAAAGTACGACTTTCACGACGAACAAGAAGCTTGTATTTGTGAAGATTTACTGAAATCATTCCGAAGGTTCATACGGAAAGCGAAGCAACCGTTATAATGAAGGGAAGGAGGGGAGAAGGCTTGAAGAAATTAACCGTATATGTTTTTGCAATGCTGATCGTTATGGCTGCATTAGCTGCATGCAGCAGTCAGGAAACGGAAGAAGAACTGGCTCCCAATCATGAGCGGACGGCAGGTACCGATCAACTCCCGCAATTTTTAAAGGACGCGTCGGAAGACTTGCAGACGGTCTATCGATCTGCGGCAGAACACCAAGAGCTGCTTGAACAAATTCCTTGTTATTGTGGATGTGGGGATGCTTCTGTCGGCCATAAAGACAACCATGATTGCTTTGTTCATGAAATAGCAGACGATGGTGAGGTCGTTTGGGATACACATGGAATTGGCTGTCAGGTTTGTATCGATACAGCAGTCTATTCAATTAATGAATACGAGAAAGGGACCGACATTCCAACTATCCGTAAAACGATAGATAACACCTATCAAGATCATGGCTATCCAGAACCAACTCCGACCCCGGATGTTTAAAAGATAATGGTGAAAGGAGTTATTGAAAAAACCCGGAATTCTCATGTCCGGGCTTTTTCATGCAATCGATGTGATGGTGGTAATGGTGAATCAGGAAATTTCAAGTGGAGAGAAGTACTCCATTTGGGTCAACCAATCCTACAAAGGACCCTTGGTCGCCAGAAGAAAATTTGGCTAATACGTTCCCGCCTAGATAATCGCCTTCCGGACCTTGTTTCACAAGCAATGTACCTTTTTCTCCATCGAAAACAGGAATTTCTGCTTGTGTGAAATAGCCCTGATATTTTTCCGGTAAAGCAATTTTTACTTGCTCCCAACTTTCCCCGCCATCACTCGTCCTGTATAAATTCGGTACAGGTAGATTTCCCTTCTGTCCGATATTCCCCAAAAGAGATGAATCCTAGCTCGTTGTTAATGAAACCACCGTCTGTCACCAATGCCTGGGTGTCTTTAACCGAACCTGTCGTGTACCATTGATAATTTAGTGAATCTGGTAAAGCTTGCATTAGCCACTGTTCCATCACTTTTTAATTGCTGCATGAAATCGAATCAGAGCCGGTAGGCAATTGTTTCTGCTTTTTTGTCTCGATCCTCTACCTGTACAGTATGGGGAAGTTTGTTGATCATGTCTGTTTTTGTTTCTTGTGTTTCGGGGGCTTGCTCATTATCCTCTTGCTCGTTGTTACGCATCTGAACGCCAATGGCGATGACAAATAACACGAAAACAAATAGTATGAGCAGCCGCTTTGTATTATTCATTCAGTCATCCTTCATTAGTGGAATTGAAACGCTATTTTTAATCCGTATAGGGAAACAGTGATATTTGGCAAGCATAGACATATAAATTTTAACATAAATATCCAATTACCCAAGCAATATTGTAGGAAGTTAGAGTGCTTAATAGCTCGCTCCATTGTTCCTTTCTTTTCCCTTCATCATTGAGAACCGCCGTACATATATTGATGTAACACCACCATAAAGGGGAGATCATTGTTGAAACAAGCGGACCAGAACTCGCTGGAAAGAGCGATTGATGAAATAACGGAAATTGCCGAAGGATTCGGTCTCGATTTTTATCCGATGCGTTATGAAATTTGTCCGGCGGAAGTGATCTATACATTCGGCGCCTATGGAATGCCGACAAGGTTTTCCCATTGGAGCTTTGGGAAACAATTTCATAAAATGAAGCTTCAATATGATCTTGGACTGAGTAAAATTTATGAACTGGTCATCAATTCGAACCCCTGTTATGCCTTTCTTCTTAATTCAAACAGTCTAATTCAAAATAAACTGATTGTCGCGCACGTTCTGGCACACTGTGACTTCTTTAAAAATAATGTGCGTTTTCAAAATACCAACAGAGATATGGTGGAAAGCATGTCAGCAACCGCTGAGCGGATTGCTGCTTATGAAAAAGAACATGGACAGGAAGAAGTGGAGGCATTTCTCGATGCAGTACTTGCCATTCAGGAACACATTGATCCCAGGCTGATCAAACCTAAACTCGATTGGGAAAAAGATGAACCAGTGGAAGAGGTGCTGGATAAAACAACTCCATACGATGATTTGTGGAAGTTAGATGATACATCTCCAGTCCCCGATCGCCCGAAGAAGAAAAAGGCTTTCCCTCCGAAACCGGAAAAGGATATACTTTTGTTTATAGAAGAGTACAGCCGTACCCTGGAAGACTGGCAGCGGGATATCCTGACGATGATGCGGGAAGAAATGCTTTACTTTTGGCCTCAGCTCGAGACCAAAATCATGAATGAGGGTTGGGCATCTTTCTGGCATCAGCGTATTTTGAGAGAAATGGACCTGACCAGCGATGAGTCGTTGGAATTTGCTAAATTGAACGCTGGCGTTGTCCAGCCATCGAAAACACAAATAAATCCTTACTATTTGGGGGTTAAAATGTTTGAAGATATCGAAGAGCGCTTCAACCATCCGAGTGAGGAAATGATCAAATGGGGGGCAGAGCCAGGGAAAGGACGGGAAAAGATATTTGAAGTCAGGGAAATCGAATCGGATATATCGTTCCTCCGCAACTATATGACTAAAGAGTTCGTACATCGGGAAGATATGTACCTGTTTCAAAAACAAGGGCATGAATACAAAATTACAGATAAAGATTGGGAAGCGGTCAGAGATCAGCTGATCACCATGCGGGTAAATGGCGGGTTTCCTTACATTACCGTCCAGAATGGAGATTACCTGCGAAACGGAGAGCTTTATTTAAAGCATCATTATGAGGGAGTGGAGCTTGACCTGACATATTTAGAGCGGACGCTTCCATACATCTTTGAGCTCTGGGGCAGGAATGTTCACCTGGAAACAGTGGTTGAAGAGAAGGCAGCGCTTTTCAGCTATGAAGGAAACAAAGTGTATAAAAAATATCTGACATAAAAAAAGAGACTGGGACAAAAGCATCGTGACCAAAATGAAAACCGAACGATCCACCATTCGTTCGGTTTTTTGATGAGCAAAAAGCAAAACGTTTTACCCTATAAAAAGTGCAACTTTCCACTCCGGCAAGGTACTTCGCTTTCCGCGGGCACGGCTTCAGCTAACTTGGCAAAGCATACCGCTTTGCCAAGTGGATCTTCAGCTCGCGCTCATCCCGCTGGAGTCTGCGTACCTTGCCGTAGCGATTCGAAGCACGCAACAAACAGCAGGATAAAACGAGAAGATACAAATAAAAACCGAGCGTATTCAATCAGCATTTAGAATTCGCTCGGTTTTTGCTTTGGTGGCGCCATGCTTTTGTCCCGGCCTCTTTAGAGAGTTAAAAAGTACGTGCAAGTTCTTTTGCACGGGAAATACCATCTGCTTTGATGTCATCAGCTTTTTCCGGCATTGCGGCATGTCCTTCGATGAACAATCCTTCAAAGGAAGGTACACCGAAGAAATCCATGATGATACTGAGATAACGGTGGCCCATTTCCAGCTCTGCCGCCGGTCCTTCAGAATAAATACCGCCGCGTGCCTGGATATGCAAGGCTTTTTTGTCCGTCAAGAGACCGATTGGCCCTTCTTCTGTATATTTAAATGCTTTTCCTGCAACAGCAACGGAATCGATGTAGGCCTTCATCAAAGGTGGGAAAGAGAAGTTCCAGAACGGTGTTACGAAAACATACTTATCTGCCTGGATGAACTGTTCGCTCAGTTCTGAAAGACGGCCGACCTTAGCCTGTTCCTCCTTCGAAAGCTCCTCGAATCCTTTCCCTGACTGGAGTTTGCCCCAACCTTGAAAAACATCGGCATCAATATAAGGAATATTTTCTTTGTATAAATCAATCGGAACGATTTCGTCTTGCGGATTTTCTTGTTGATATGTTTCAATGAATGCCTGGGCGGCAGCCATACTGAACGATTGCGTTTCATCGTGTGGATGGGCCGTGATATATAATACTTGTGCCATTAAACTCACCTTTCTGTTTTGATTAGGATTAGTGTGGAAACAAGTATGTAAAAACATACATGACTCATTACCTTGAATTGAAGATAAACAATTCAAGGTAACATAGTAAAGCATCGATGTGATAACTGTCAATTGAAAAGGACCAGCCGTTTCACCGGCTGGTCCTGCGTTTTATTATTTTCCTATATAAGGATTTCCGCTTATGTTCTTTCTTGCTTCATCGGATATTTTTAAAGAATCCGATTTGGCTGCTTTCTCCATTGTAACAGGTGGGGTTCCGCTGCCGTCGTAGTGCAAAGGCTTTTGTTCCATGTAAAAACCTCCTTTTGATAGTTCTATTATACCAGAAAGCGGTTACATAATAAATCTTTTTTATTATTCCCTAAGGCTCTTGTCACATACTTTGTGGCTTGTAATTGGCGTATTTAGAAATGCTGCTTTATAACCGGAATAAATCTCCCTGACCTTCTACGTTAATGGAGCGGGGCGCGACGTTGGAGTAGCAAGTACTCGTAAGGATGCGACGAGGCCAAGTTAAAGTTTATGGCGCAGTT
Encoded proteins:
- a CDS encoding PCYCGC motif-containing (lipo)protein is translated as MKKLTVYVFAMLIVMAALAACSSQETEEELAPNHERTAGTDQLPQFLKDASEDLQTVYRSAAEHQELLEQIPCYCGCGDASVGHKDNHDCFVHEIADDGEVVWDTHGIGCQVCIDTAVYSINEYEKGTDIPTIRKTIDNTYQDHGYPEPTPTPDV
- a CDS encoding SpoVR family protein; this encodes MKQADQNSLERAIDEITEIAEGFGLDFYPMRYEICPAEVIYTFGAYGMPTRFSHWSFGKQFHKMKLQYDLGLSKIYELVINSNPCYAFLLNSNSLIQNKLIVAHVLAHCDFFKNNVRFQNTNRDMVESMSATAERIAAYEKEHGQEEVEAFLDAVLAIQEHIDPRLIKPKLDWEKDEPVEEVLDKTTPYDDLWKLDDTSPVPDRPKKKKAFPPKPEKDILLFIEEYSRTLEDWQRDILTMMREEMLYFWPQLETKIMNEGWASFWHQRILREMDLTSDESLEFAKLNAGVVQPSKTQINPYYLGVKMFEDIEERFNHPSEEMIKWGAEPGKGREKIFEVREIESDISFLRNYMTKEFVHREDMYLFQKQGHEYKITDKDWEAVRDQLITMRVNGGFPYITVQNGDYLRNGELYLKHHYEGVELDLTYLERTLPYIFELWGRNVHLETVVEEKAALFSYEGNKVYKKYLT
- a CDS encoding FMN-dependent NADH-azoreductase, whose protein sequence is MAQVLYITAHPHDETQSFSMAAAQAFIETYQQENPQDEIVPIDLYKENIPYIDADVFQGWGKLQSGKGFEELSKEEQAKVGRLSELSEQFIQADKYVFVTPFWNFSFPPLMKAYIDSVAVAGKAFKYTEEGPIGLLTDKKALHIQARGGIYSEGPAAELEMGHRYLSIIMDFFGVPSFEGLFIEGHAAMPEKADDIKADGISRAKELARTF
- a CDS encoding dipeptidase; the encoded protein is MSEKVLAYLQDNRERLLEKLNEFLSIPSISTDSVHKPDVAAAADFVSNYLTEIGFTTVEVQETKGHPLVYGEWSGAGEDAPTALLYGHYDVQPADPLELWESEPFKPEVRDGRLYARGASDDKGQVFMHLAVFEAYMKTEGSMPVNIKVCIEGEEEIGSENLYQVLEDKKEQFSADFAIISDSGMVDTGQPTVLYGLKGFTGLEFTVYGPSSDLHSGIYGGVVRNPAMAMAHMLASLKDEQEVVQVDGFYDGVEELTEEERKLIADVPGENYQQTTGVEKTVSEKGFTAKEHMMARPTMEINGMFSGYQGEGTKTIIPSSATAKLTCRLVPGMDPDQIQQLVIDHLHKNLPEGVTMDVKPEPLSAKAYKVNPDHPLIKTAGDSLQKAFGKEAVYARLGGSIPVVESIDSIFHMPVVLLGFGTPEDRLHSPNESFPLESFDKGMETLVYYWNEVKSTSL
- a CDS encoding bifunctional cystathionine gamma-lyase/homocysteine desulfhydrase; this encodes MKSKTKVIHAGITGDEKTGAVSVPIYQVSTYAQEAAGKHTGYEYSRTGNPTRHALETTISELENGKAGFAFGSGMAAITSVMMLLNSGDHIVMTDDVYGGTYRLMTGVLNRFELDHSFVDTSDPEKVKAAIQSNTKALYIETPTNPLLKITDLKKMAEIAKENDLLLIVDNTFATSYWQQPIDLGADIVLHSATKYVGGHSDVVAGLVVVNSDKLAEELHYIQNSVGGVLGPQDSWLLMRGIKTLGLRMEAAEKNSQQLVEFLQNHPQVNTIYYPGLPDHKGHDIAKQQADGFGAMISFDVGSSEQADQVLSKVKYFTIAESLGAVESLISVPAKMTHASIPRERRLELGITDGLIRISVGIEDSEDLINDLKQAME